Below is a window of Candidatus Tectomicrobia bacterium DNA.
GTGCTCCCGCGCCTGGCCCAGGAGCTCAAGGCGATCTTCCCCCTGGACCACGTGGCGCTCTGCATCATCAACCCCGACGGGAAGAGCTACAGCTGGACCAACATCACGACGGACGAGGGCGGGGTCGCGCTGCCGGGCGAGAACGTCCCGCTGCAGGGCGGCGCCCTCGGCTGGCTGATCGAGCACCGGGGCGACATGCCGCACGTCATCTACGAGGACCTCGAGCGCGAGCGCCCGTTCGCGGAGGACGAGATCGTATTCAAGCGGGGCATCCGCAGCGGCATCCGCGTCCCGCTCGAGATCGACAATAAGGTTTTCGGCGAGCTCGCCGTGGCCAGCTACACGCCCCGGCGCTTCACGGAGGAGATGGCGCGCTTCCTGCTGGACCTGGCGCCCTCCATCGCGACGGCCGTCGCCAACGCCCGTGCCTACGCCCAGCTCGAGGCCAGCCGCCAGGACCTCTACCACGAGGCGGTCCTCCTCCGGGACGAGCTGCGCGAGCTGCACAACTTCGAGGAGATCATCGGGAAGAGCCCGGCCATCCACAAGGTCCAGGATCTCATCCGCCGGGCCGCGCCGACCGAGGCGACCGTGCTCATCCTGGGCGAGACGGGGACCGGCAAGGAGCTCGTCGCCCGCGCCATCCACAACCTGAGCTCCCGGCGCAGCCGCGTGCTGGTGAAGGTGAACTGCGCCGCTCTCCAGGACACGCTGCTGCTGAGCGAGCTCTTCGGCCACGAGAAGGGCGCCTTCACCGGGGCGGTGGAGCGCAAGATCGGCCGCTTCGAGCTGGCCCACAAGGGGACCATCTTCCTCGACGAGATCGGGGAGCTCCCCCCGGAGGCCCAGGTGAAAGTGCTTCGGGTGATGCAGGAGCGGGAATTCGAGCGGGTAGGCGGCACCCGCACGGTGCAGGTGGACACGCGCATCATCGCCGCCACCAACCGCGACCTCGAGGCCGAGGTCCGCGACGGGCGCTTCCGGAGCGATCTGTTCTTCCGCCTGAACGTCATCCCCATCCGCGTGCCCCCCCTGCGGGAGCGCAAGGAGGACATCCCGCTTCTCGTCGAGCATTTCGTCCGCCGGCACGCCACCCGCCTCAACCGGCGGATCAAGGCCGTGGACCCGCGGGACCTCGACCGCTTCATCCGCTACGGCTGGCCGGGGAACATCCGCGAGCTCGAGAACGTCGTGGAGCGCGGGCTGGTGCTGGGAGCGGGCGAGGTGCTGCGCTTCGACAAGCAGCTCATCGGCGAGGCCCCCCAGGCGCGCGAGGACGGCAAGGAGCGCCTCACCACCCTCGAGGAGCACGAGCGGCAGTACATCCTCCGGGTGCTGGCCCAGACGGGCGGCGTGGTGTCCGGAGAGCGCGGCGCGGCCCGCATCCTCGGGATGAAGCCCACGACCCTCCAGTCGCGGATGAAGAAGCTCGGCATCCGCGCCCAGCGAAAGTTCGGCGAGGTGGGCGAGCGCATCGCCGGCTAGCGTCCCCCGCCCGGTTGGCCGGGTTCGAGCTTCCCCAGCTTCGAGAATTGCGTCCATCCGGCTCCGAAATATCCAGGCACTCCTGATTTTCGCCCCCATGTGACGGTTTTCCTCATCTCCTATATAACGATATGTCGTAAATTATCTCAATTTCGTGTCACTCTCCAAGCACTTCCAATTGTCCGCTCGCCGAAAATTCGACGTAAATATTTGATTTTAATGATATTAGGGTATCGGATGTCTTTGGCACAATGGTTGCTTTAGATGAAATCGCTGTGGATTTCCGTGGTTTTCCCGGCGCCGTCTGCCGCCGGTGAGAAGGAAAGGAGAAAAGGCATCATGGACTTTCTGGTTGGATTGCTGGTTCTGGCGGTCCCCACGCTGGCCCTGGGGGTCATCCTCCGGAGGCGGCAGGAACTGGTGGGCCTCGGCCTCCGCCCCTACCGAGAGGGGGAGGTCCGCCCCTGGGAGACGGAGGCGGTGAGGCGCGCCGACCGGCGGCGGATCAACGCCCTGCTCGAGGAAGAGCTCATCCGCCGGGCCGCGTGAGGGAGGCAGAGAATGGATTTCGTGGTCGCCGCCGTTGTTCTGGGTTTTCCGGTGATGCTTTACGCGCTCCTCTTCACGGGACCGCGGAGACACCCCGCCGAGACGTCCCGGCAGGACGAAGGGAAGGCCGAGCGGCGGGCGGCTTAGCCGGGGAGATGCGTCCATGACGTTGCTGCTGATGGTGTTTTTCACGGCCGCGTTCATCGCGCTGGCGATCCTCACCGGCGGGAACGGGAACGATCACGCGGCCGACACCGAGGCCCGCCGGAGGATGCGGGCCCGCCTGGCGCGGGGCGGCTTTCCGGCCGAGGGCTGGGAAGTCTTTTAGGGGGCCCGAGGGCGCCCTTTGGATTGGAGGCTGAAGAGCCGATGTATACGCATGTACTGATTCCACTGGACGGGTCGAAAGCGGCCGAGGCCTCCGTGAAGGAGGCCGTCCGCATGGCTCCGGCCATCCGGTCCGTTCATCTGCTGATGGTGGACGAGCCCGTCCGCAGCTCGATCCGGCTGGACGGCTACGTCCTGTACGTGGACCAGTGGTACCGGATCCGCCGCGAGATGGCCGAGGACTACCTGCGCCCCATCGCCGAGGAGCTCAGGAAGGCGGGCTTGTCCGTCACCCAGTCCGTCCAGTTCGGCGAGGCCGGGGCGGCCATCGCCAAGGCGGCCGAGAACCTGAAGGTGGAACTCGTCCTGCTCGGCGGCGAGGAAGGCGGGTGGTTCCGGCGTCCCACGGGGCTGGCCGGGCTCGCCCCCCGGATCGTGCGGAGGGTCAAGGCGGCCGTCCTGACGGTTCGGGAAGCAGACATTCGCGCGGCCGAGGACCAAGCGCCGCAGGAGGTCCGCGTCACCCAGGCCGCCTAGGCCCGACATTCGAAATCCTGCCGCGGCTACTTCCAACGCCGCGCTTCCATGCCTCCCTCCCCGGCGGCCTCGCCATCCGGCACCGGACCGCCGGGGAGGGATTCCTCTCTTCTCCCCCTATGCGTTTCGCCCCGGCCCCTGTGCTAGGATGGCCCCTCTCCGCGGCCGCGCCTTTTTTCCCCATCGCCGGAGGACGGATGCGGCTCGTCATGCTCTGCCGGGACCCGCGGCTCTACAGCGTGCGCCGGCTGGCCGAGGCCGCCGGGGCGCGCGGGCACGCGGTCCGGGTTCTCGAGCCCTACCGCTTCAGCCTCGGGCTGGGCGGCGGGCGGCTCTCCCTCCGCTACGCGAGCCGGCCCTTCGGCGGGGCCGACCTCTTCCTGCCCCGCCTGGGGGCCGGCATCTCCGAGCACTCCCTCGCACTCCTTCGCCACCTCCACGCGGCGCGCTTCCTCGTCATCAACTCGCCGGCTTCCATCGAGATCGCGCGCGACAAGCTGCGCACCCTCCAGCTCCTCGCGGGCCGGGGCCTGCCCGTCCCCCGCACCGCCTTCGCGCCCGACCCGGCCCGGCTCGATGAGGCCCTCAGTGCGGTGGGAGGCCCCCCGGCCGTCCTGAAGCCCCCACGCGGCACCCAGGGCAAGGGCGTCACCCTCGCGGCGAGCCGCGAGGAGGCCCGCGCCGTGGCCGAGTTCATGTGGAGCCTAGAGCGCGAGGTGCTCGTGCAGGAGTACGTGCCGAGGGGGAGGAAGGGCGACCTGCGCCTCCTCGTGGTGGGGGGCGGGGTCGCCGGGGCGGTCCGGCGCCGGGCGGCCCGGGGGGAGTTCCGATCGAACCTCCATCAGGGCGGGAGCGCCGCCCGCGCCCGGCCCTCGAAGGAGGCCCGGGAGCTGGCCCTGCGCGCGGCGGCGCTGTGCGGCCTCGAGATCGCGGGCGTCGACCTGCTCGAATCGGAGCGCGGCCTCCTGGTTCTCGAGGTGAACGCGGCCCCCGGCTTCGAGGCCATCGAGCAGTCGGGCGGCGGGGACATCGCCTCCCGCATCGTCTCCCATCTGGAAGGGCGCGTTCCGAAGGCGTGAGTTTGCCGGGCCCGGCGGACGGCTTCTATAATCGCCGGGGCGGTACGTCTCGCACCGACCGTTGCGGCTGTTTTGAAATGGTTTGCCTGTCATTCCGAGCGCAGCGAGGAATCTGCTTTTCGGTTGTAAGCCTTACAAGCAGATTCCTCGGTCGCGGTGCTCCCTCGGAATGACAATGAGCGCGAACGAGCGGGGAATGCCGCTCGTGCTGCTGATTTCCGGGAGGCGAAAATGTCCGGCATCGACGCAATCTGCGCGCGGGCGCGGGAGGCCTCGCTGGCGCTGGCTCCCCTCCCGGGGGAGGCCCGGGACGCCGCCCTTCGCGCCATGGCCGAGGCCGTGGAGAAGGGGGCGGAGGCCATCCTCGCCGCCAACGCCGGGGACGTGGAGGCCTCGCGGGGCCAGATCCCGCTTCCCCTCCTCAAGCGCCTCGGGCTCGACGCGGCCAAGGTGCGCCAGATGGCCGAGGGCGTACGCGCGGTGGCCGCCCTGCCCGATCCGGTGGGGCGGGTCACCCTGGGCACCCTGCTGGACGAGGGCCTGAGGCTCCGCCGCGTCACCTGCCCCATCGGGGTCATCGCCGCCGTCTTCGAGTCGCGCCCGGACGCCCTGGTCCAGATCGCCTCCCTCTGCCTCAAGGCCGGGAACGCCTCCATCCTGAAGGGGGGGCGCGAGGCGGCCCGCACGAACCGGGTCCTGGCGGACCTCCTGGGCGAGGCGGCCGCCCGGCAAGAGGGCGTCCCCCGGGCCGCGCTCCAGCTCCTCGAGGCCCGGGAGGAGGTGGAGGCCCTGCTCGCGCGGGACGACGCCATCGACCTCATCGTCCCCCGGGGGAGCAACGAGTTCGTCCGCCACATCAAGGCGCGCTCGCGCATCCCGGTGCTGGGCCACGCGGACGGCGTCTGCCATCTATACGTGGACCGCGCGGCCGACATCGGCATGGCGGTGGCCCTCGCCGTGGACGCCAAGACGCAGTACGCGGCGGTGTGCAACGCCATCGAGACCCTCCTGGTGCACCGGGAGGCGGCCCCCGCCTTCCTGCCCCGGGCGGCCGGGGCGCTGCGGGCGAAGGGGGTGGAGCTGCGCGGCTGCGAGCGGACCCGGGCCATCCTGCGGGACGCCCTGCCCGCGAGCGAGGCGGACTGGAAGACGGAGTACCTCGACCTCGTCCTCTCCGTCCGGGTGGTGGACGATCTCGGCGAGGCCATCGCCCACATCAACCGCTACGGCTCCCGCCACACCGACGCCATCGTGACGGGGGACGCCGCCGCCGCGCGCGAGTTCATGCGGCGGGTGGACGCCGCCAGCGTCATGTGGAACGCCTCCACCCGCTTCGCCGACGGCTTCCGCTACGGCTTCGGGGCCGAGGTCGGCATCGCCACCGATAAGATCCACGCCCGGGGGCCGGTGGGCCTCGAGGGCCTGGTGACCTACAAGTACCAGGTCGAGGGAGAGGGCCACTGCGTCGCCGAGTACGACGGCGAGGGGGCCCGCCCCTTCCTGCACCGCCCCCTGCCGCCGGAACCGGGAACGAAATAACGGGTTATCATTTTTCCGTAGGGGCGAACCTCGTGTTCGCCCCGGGCGCGCCTGCCGGGAAAGGGCGATGGCAAGCATCGCCCCCGCGGAACCCTTCACGGTCATCCAAGCCGCTCTCGCCTGCCCCGTCCGGCCGGGAAGGAGATCCGCGTGCACCGCATCTTCCTGGCGGCCTTCCTCGTGGGGGCCGGGTTTTTGCTCACCTTCATGCTCGCGCACCGCCCGGCGGTTCAGGGGCCCGCCCCGGCGCCGGGCCCGGGGGCGGCCGTCTTCCGGGAGGTCTGCGCCTCCTGTCACGGCCCCCAGGGCGAGGGGATGGCGGGCCTCGCCCCGCCCATGCGGGGGCGGAACCTCTCCGTGGCCGAGGTCAAGGAGATCGTCCAGAAGGGCCGGGGCCGGATGCCCCCCCTCCCGGGGGTCCGGGGGGAGGCCCTCGAGAACGTGGCGCGCTTCGTCTCGGAGATGCGGTAGGAAAGCCCCGAATCCCGCTTGTTCCCGGCTGTTTTCCTCAAAAATCCGGTATGCATGAAAGTGCGCGAAATTGCGGTAGCGGGCGGCGGGCGGGGAGGGGGTATCTTACCGAGGGGCGGGGCACGCCCGCAGGGGCGGGTTTGAAACCCGCCCCTACGGAACGGGCGCGCCGGATGCCCGCCGCGCGAAGTCTCGCGAATGGAGGGGAAAAGCCCATGGTTTTCGCCGGGAGGAGAAGGAGGGCGCAGCGCAAGTAACGGATAATAACGCTTAGTAAGGGATAAAGAGGGGATAAAGCCCCGTTCTTTTGCGGGAGCCCCCCGCCCCCCGGGAAGAAGCGAGACGCGGGCTTCCGATGTTTTCCGGCGGTTTCCGGGGAAATTACGGGGAATTCCGGCAGGAAAATAAATCGGAACGGGGGCGGCGGCGGGATTACTTTCTTTCGCCCTGTGCTAGCATGGGCCTTCCCGCCCGAAAAAAACGCCCCGATTCCCGAGAGCCAGGGGAACGACCGTATGACCATCTTTCCGAAGGGAACGCGGAGAAAGGCCGGCCTCGCCCCGGGCACCCTGATCCAGATGGCGGAGAAGAAGACCGAGCGCACGGCCGTCCGCGCCCTGGACTATTCGCGGGACGCCCTCGATGAGCGCGAGGTGCTGGACCCCTCGGAGTGGCGAGCTTTCAAGGAATCGCCCGCCATGACGTGGATCCGGGTGGAGGGCATCCACGAAACCGAGGTGCTCCGGCAGCTGGGCGATGTCTTCGGCATCCATTCCCTCGTCCTGGAGGACATCCTCCACACCGACCAGCGCCCCAAGGTGGAGGACTACGACGAGTATCTCTACGTCGTGCTGAAGGTGCTCCTCTACAACGGCGAGGACAAGCGCGTCACCGTCGAGCAGCTCAGCATCGTCCTCGGCCGGAACTTCGTCATCACCTTCGAGGAGAAGGACCGGGGCCTGTTCAACCCGATCATCAAGCGCATACGCGAGTCCAAGGGCCGGTTCCGCAACCGGGGGGTGGATTATCTCTTCTATGCCCTCGTGGACGTGGCGGTGGACCACTACTTCGTGGTCCTGGAGCGCCTGGGGGAGGACATCGAGGAAATCGAGGAGGAGGTCATCGAGTCCCCCACGCCCGAGGTCATGCAGCGCATCTTCGACGCCCGGATGAACATGCTCATCCTGCGCCGCGCGCTCTTCCCCCTGCGCGACCTGACGAACCTCCTGGTGCGGGACGACTTCCCCCAGATCGGGGAGGAGATCAAGGTCTATCTCCGCGACGTGTACGACCACGCCGTGCAGCTCATCGAGACGGTGGAGGTTTCGCGCGACATGGTGCAGAACATGGCGGACCTCTACCTCTCGGTCATCAACAACCGGATGAACGAGGTCATGAAGGTCCTGACCCTCATCGCCACGATTTTCATCCCCCTGACCTTCATCGCGAGCATCTACGGGATGAATTTCAAGTACATGCCCGAGCTGGAGTGGCCGGGCGCCTATCACGCCGTCCTGGCCGCCATGGCCGGGATCGGGCTTTTCATGCTGGGCTATTTCAAGCGGCGCGGCTGGTTCTGACCCCTCCTGTTTCGTCTTACTTTCGATATCTCCGGCGCATGACTCGGACCGGCGCATCCTGTAGGATGCCGCCGGTTGGCCCACCCCGCACCACTCCAAGCCGGAGTTCCCGCGTGCTCAGGCTTGGGCGCATGCCGGATTTATTCCCCTGAAGGAGGCGAAGCAGATGGGTACTGATCAAGGGTTGATGGGCGTCGATTGGGAGTCGCGGCTGGATTTCGCCCGGCTGCGCCGCGAGCGGCTCCAGCGCGCGAAGGACGCCCTCGCGAAATCGGACGTGGACGTCCTCTTCGTCTTCCGCACCGAGGACTGCCGCTACCTCACCGGCTTCCGCTCCCACCTCCATCCGACGGCCTCCCTCGGGATGGCCGTGAGCGTCCTGGCCAAGGGCGGCGAGCCCTTCATCTTCAGCATGGACCACGACCACGTCCGCGCCCGCATGACCTTCCTGAACCCCGAGCAGATTCAGGAGCGGGCGAACTTCCGCGACCTGGTCGGGGTCCGCAAGTGGGCGGACAAGGTGAAGGGCCTCCTCGGCAGCAGCCTCGAGGGCAAGCGCATCGGGGTGGACCTCTGGACCCCCGGCATTGAAAAGCACCTGAAGGAGGCCTTCCCCAAGTCCGAGTTCGTGGACGGCTACGCCGTGATGTGCAAGGCGAAGGTCATCAAGACCCAGGACGAGATCGAGTGCCTGAAGGTGGCCACCGTCATGACCGAGGCGGCGATGGACACGGCGCTCGAGTTCCTGCGCCCCGGCGTGCGGGAGTGCGAGGTCTTGTCCGTCGCCTGGCAGAAGATGACCGCCCTCGGCAGCGAGTGGACCCAATGCGCCAACATCGTCTGCTCGGGCCCCTACACCGCCCCCTACCGGCGCTTCACCTCGGACCGCATCATCCGCAAGGGCGACCCCGTTATCATCGACATCGGCGCCTGCTTCAACGGCTACTGGGGCGACTTCACCCGCACCTGGATCTGCGGCGGCATCAAGCCGACCAAGGAGCAGATCGAGTGGCACCAGAGGTGCTACAACTCGGTGTGGAACTCCTGCGGCGAGTGCAGGCCGGGCAAGACCACGCTGGACGTCTACAAGGCGGCCGAGCCCTACATCCTCGACAGCCTGGGCCACGGCTCGGGCACGAACCCCTGGGAGCTCCCCTACTTCAGCCCCGCGGCCTATGACGACCCGATGAAGCTCGAGCCCGGAATGACGGCCAACCTCGAGCCCTACGCGGGCAAGGAGGGGGTGGGCGGCTTCCGGCTGGAGAACAACGTGGTCGTCACCACCGGCGAGCCCGACATCTACACGCCCTATCCCTACGACGAGCGCCTGGTGAAGGACCTCCACCCGCTCGACACCACGACCGGGCGGACGCGCTAGAAAAATCGGAACCGGCGAGAAACGAATCCGCGGGGGCGGGTCTCAGGCCCGCCCCTGCGGATTTCACCGACATGGCTGGTTCCGTAG
It encodes the following:
- a CDS encoding sigma 54-interacting transcriptional regulator; the encoded protein is MPITHLTTEERYRVIRRVGHVLNSSLDLNVVLPRLAQELKAIFPLDHVALCIINPDGKSYSWTNITTDEGGVALPGENVPLQGGALGWLIEHRGDMPHVIYEDLERERPFAEDEIVFKRGIRSGIRVPLEIDNKVFGELAVASYTPRRFTEEMARFLLDLAPSIATAVANARAYAQLEASRQDLYHEAVLLRDELRELHNFEEIIGKSPAIHKVQDLIRRAAPTEATVLILGETGTGKELVARAIHNLSSRRSRVLVKVNCAALQDTLLLSELFGHEKGAFTGAVERKIGRFELAHKGTIFLDEIGELPPEAQVKVLRVMQEREFERVGGTRTVQVDTRIIAATNRDLEAEVRDGRFRSDLFFRLNVIPIRVPPLRERKEDIPLLVEHFVRRHATRLNRRIKAVDPRDLDRFIRYGWPGNIRELENVVERGLVLGAGEVLRFDKQLIGEAPQAREDGKERLTTLEEHERQYILRVLAQTGGVVSGERGAARILGMKPTTLQSRMKKLGIRAQRKFGEVGERIAG
- a CDS encoding aminopeptidase P family protein; the encoded protein is MGTDQGLMGVDWESRLDFARLRRERLQRAKDALAKSDVDVLFVFRTEDCRYLTGFRSHLHPTASLGMAVSVLAKGGEPFIFSMDHDHVRARMTFLNPEQIQERANFRDLVGVRKWADKVKGLLGSSLEGKRIGVDLWTPGIEKHLKEAFPKSEFVDGYAVMCKAKVIKTQDEIECLKVATVMTEAAMDTALEFLRPGVRECEVLSVAWQKMTALGSEWTQCANIVCSGPYTAPYRRFTSDRIIRKGDPVIIDIGACFNGYWGDFTRTWICGGIKPTKEQIEWHQRCYNSVWNSCGECRPGKTTLDVYKAAEPYILDSLGHGSGTNPWELPYFSPAAYDDPMKLEPGMTANLEPYAGKEGVGGFRLENNVVVTTGEPDIYTPYPYDERLVKDLHPLDTTTGRTR
- a CDS encoding glutamate-5-semialdehyde dehydrogenase; this encodes MSGIDAICARAREASLALAPLPGEARDAALRAMAEAVEKGAEAILAANAGDVEASRGQIPLPLLKRLGLDAAKVRQMAEGVRAVAALPDPVGRVTLGTLLDEGLRLRRVTCPIGVIAAVFESRPDALVQIASLCLKAGNASILKGGREAARTNRVLADLLGEAAARQEGVPRAALQLLEAREEVEALLARDDAIDLIVPRGSNEFVRHIKARSRIPVLGHADGVCHLYVDRAADIGMAVALAVDAKTQYAAVCNAIETLLVHREAAPAFLPRAAGALRAKGVELRGCERTRAILRDALPASEADWKTEYLDLVLSVRVVDDLGEAIAHINRYGSRHTDAIVTGDAAAAREFMRRVDAASVMWNASTRFADGFRYGFGAEVGIATDKIHARGPVGLEGLVTYKYQVEGEGHCVAEYDGEGARPFLHRPLPPEPGTK
- a CDS encoding cytochrome c produces the protein MHRIFLAAFLVGAGFLLTFMLAHRPAVQGPAPAPGPGAAVFREVCASCHGPQGEGMAGLAPPMRGRNLSVAEVKEIVQKGRGRMPPLPGVRGEALENVARFVSEMR
- a CDS encoding RimK family alpha-L-glutamate ligase, with amino-acid sequence MRLVMLCRDPRLYSVRRLAEAAGARGHAVRVLEPYRFSLGLGGGRLSLRYASRPFGGADLFLPRLGAGISEHSLALLRHLHAARFLVINSPASIEIARDKLRTLQLLAGRGLPVPRTAFAPDPARLDEALSAVGGPPAVLKPPRGTQGKGVTLAASREEARAVAEFMWSLEREVLVQEYVPRGRKGDLRLLVVGGGVAGAVRRRAARGEFRSNLHQGGSAARARPSKEARELALRAAALCGLEIAGVDLLESERGLLVLEVNAAPGFEAIEQSGGGDIASRIVSHLEGRVPKA
- the corA gene encoding magnesium/cobalt transporter CorA: MTIFPKGTRRKAGLAPGTLIQMAEKKTERTAVRALDYSRDALDEREVLDPSEWRAFKESPAMTWIRVEGIHETEVLRQLGDVFGIHSLVLEDILHTDQRPKVEDYDEYLYVVLKVLLYNGEDKRVTVEQLSIVLGRNFVITFEEKDRGLFNPIIKRIRESKGRFRNRGVDYLFYALVDVAVDHYFVVLERLGEDIEEIEEEVIESPTPEVMQRIFDARMNMLILRRALFPLRDLTNLLVRDDFPQIGEEIKVYLRDVYDHAVQLIETVEVSRDMVQNMADLYLSVINNRMNEVMKVLTLIATIFIPLTFIASIYGMNFKYMPELEWPGAYHAVLAAMAGIGLFMLGYFKRRGWF
- a CDS encoding universal stress protein, with amino-acid sequence MYTHVLIPLDGSKAAEASVKEAVRMAPAIRSVHLLMVDEPVRSSIRLDGYVLYVDQWYRIRREMAEDYLRPIAEELRKAGLSVTQSVQFGEAGAAIAKAAENLKVELVLLGGEEGGWFRRPTGLAGLAPRIVRRVKAAVLTVREADIRAAEDQAPQEVRVTQAA